The following are from one region of the Lytechinus variegatus isolate NC3 chromosome 4, Lvar_3.0, whole genome shotgun sequence genome:
- the LOC121413477 gene encoding yrdC domain-containing protein, mitochondrial-like: MISFRIWNSLCRSFSANVTDIWKNMANVVQLGGNPDCLGGAVALAANSLMSGNIISVPTDTIYGLAALAQSAEAVEKLYEVKGRNGNKPIAICVSCIEDIHRWGYVTVSDDILRDLLPGPVTVVFRRRTELNPDFNPSSELIGLRIPKYPFIQQLAAAVGEPIALTSANPSAQRSTLAVKEFEDLWSKIDLVFDGGVLSDSEESRQGSTVIDLSVMGRFSIIRPGSAEEKTIKILNGKYHLKEKKR, translated from the exons ATGATATCCTTTCGAATTTGGAATTCATTGTGTCGGTCGTTTAGTGCAAACGTTACCGATATCTGGAAAAATATGGCCAATGTTGTTCAATTAG GAGGCAATCCAGATTGCCTTGGTGGTGCTGTAGCACTGGCAGCTAATAGTTTGATGAGTGGCAACATAATATCTGTTCCCACGGACACCATTTATGGGCTGGCTGCATTGGCTCAGAGTGCAGAGGCAGTAGAGAAGCTGTACGAGGTCAAAGGTAGAAACGGGAACAAACCCATTGCAATCTGTGTCAGCTGCATTGAAGATATCCATAG ATGGGGATATGTGACTGTTTCCGATGACATCCTTCGGGACCTCCTACCTGGACCTGTTACAGTCGTCTTCAGGAGAAGAACAGAGCTCAACCCTGACTTCAATCCATCCTCTGAACTCATTGGCCTCCGTATCCCCAAGTATCCCTTCATACAGCAGTTAGCAGCAGCAGTAGGTGAACCGATAGCGTTGACTAGCGCTAACCCATCAGCCCAAAGAAGTACCCTCGCAGTCAAG GAGTTTGAAGACCTATGGAGTAAGATTGACCTAGTGTTTGATGGTGGTGTTTTAAGTGATTCAGAAGAATCAAGACAAGGTTCTACTGTCATTGACCTATCTGTCATGGGTAGATTCTCTATCATCCGACCAGGAAG